Genomic segment of Panicum virgatum strain AP13 chromosome 9N, P.virgatum_v5, whole genome shotgun sequence:
GACGTGGACGGTGTCCACCGTACGCCGGCGGTGGGCGGCTACGCCGCGGGCAGAGGGCAGAGAGCGGAGATGAAGGTAGGGACCTGGTTGTACTTTTTGAaagttcagggacctctcggtaaactaaaattttctctaaCTTCCtggactcaaatgaaaaagtgttgaataccaaacttgtgtaacttttcaagttctacaacttttgttttaggcaaattttcatttgaagtccacattttgaactattttaaaATTCCAAACTTGCAttaaagggctttgatttttatttgatcGTTGATGGGATTTGGCTGAAAGTTGAATtcagcacatgtcatttaaggtACCCACAACAACCcaaacttatttttgtgcatatttttaaATAGGATTTGAGTATATTTTTAACATTTTTGCTCTCACATCCCAGGTTCCAAATGTGTAGTATGAATTTTATTTGACCTTTTCTTTCtgaattaaatttccaaaacccTTCTATAATTTAGTCGAGTTCCATGAATTGGCTTTTATTGCACAGGACACAAGAGGTGTCAcactctagggcatatttccaacagtctctcacttgcactagagtcaatctagaatgtatctaatacccattgctcttgtgtgcctctcatgcttgggctgtggaaggggttttgtcaacagatctgaaatgttcaggtccatgtgtattttgcatatcttgatctcaccccaattgatgaactctcgaatgagatgaaatcgccgcataacgtgtttgctcttctggtgattccttggctccttgccTTGCGCAATAgctccactgttgtcacagtagagatccagcgggctagaggcattagggaacacaccaagctcaataaggaacttctTTATCCAAAtaccttccttcgcagcttccgaagctgcgatgtactcggcTTCTGTTGTAGATTCAGCCATTCTCTTACTTGGAACTTTTCCAGCTAACCGCACCACCAtttactttgaacacgaaaccgGACTGAGACTTTGAATCGTCTTTGTTGCTTTGGaagctagcatcggtgtaattgGTTACAACGAGCttctcctcacctccatagactagGAACACATCctttagttcttctcaagtacttgaggatgtttttcacagctgtccagtgactcCCACCTGGATCAGACtggtacctgctcgtaacatacttagagcataagaaacatctgggcgtgtacttatcattgcataaatgatagatccaattgccgaggcatatggaactttgctcatgcgctctcgctcatcagtcgtcataggacactgagtcttgctaagatgtatgccatgtgacataggtaagaaccctttctttgcctcttccatgttgaaccgcttcaacactttgtcaatgtaagtatcttggcttaatcctataagcctctttgatctatctctatagatcttgatgcccagtatttatgctgcttctcctaaatccttcattgaaaaactatttttcagtgaagtctttacagactcaagcataggaatatcatttccaatcagcagtatgtcatctacatacaggattataaatgcaagagagctcccactttccttcttgtaaacacaagcttcttcttcgttcttaatgaagccaaaccctttgactacttcatcaaaacaaatattccaactccgagatgcttgctttaattcataaatggatttttgaagcttgcatatcttttcAGCATTGTTCGGATCAacaaaaccctcgggctgcatcatatacacgtcaTCGGTCAggtttccattaaggaaagatgttttaacatccatctgccataattcataatcgaaatatgctgcaatagctagaataatccgaacagatttaagcatcgctacTGGTGAGAAGGTCTCGTTGTAGTCAACTCtttgaacttgtcgaaaaccttttgcgacaagtcgagctttatagatgtgaatatttccatccatatctttcttcttcttatagatccatttggactctatggttctcacaccatcaggcaggtctatcaagttccaaacttcacttttccttcatggattctatttcggatttcatggcatcttgccatttCTCGGAGTCGGGGTCTGCCATTGCCTTTGCATATgtcgcaggctcatcattgtctaacaaaaatTATTCCCGCGCTGCGCGGAGCCTTGATGACCTTCatggttgcggaggtgcttctgttgccataggcatctcaacttgttcagctacatttgcatcacttgtagagtcttgtcctattggctcatctcgaacttctttgagttgcaccgttcttccacttttctctcctttgagaaactctttctctaggaaaactccgttccgagcgacaaatactttgccctcagatcgattgtagaagtaataccctatggtcgcctttgggtatcccacgaatatgcacttatccgatttgggtgcaagcttaTCAGATTGGAGTCGTTTGATAAATGCTTCATAAccccaaatttttagaaaagacaaactgggagtcttgccagtccatatctcatatggtgtcttgtctACGGATTTTCACGACACCCTGTTCAGTGTGAAAGCTGttgtttctagagcgtaacaTCAAAATGACAATGGTAGGTCTGattggctcatcattgatcaAACCATGTCTaacagagttcgattacgtcACTCGGAAACCCCATTCCTTTGAGGTCTTCTAGGTGGtgtaagttgtggaacaattccgcaactcttcAGATGATCGCTAAATTCATGGCTCGGATATTCACCTCCACGATCTGATCGCAGGGCCTTAATCTTCTTGCCATGTTGATTTTCTACTTCACAATGAaattccttgaacttttcaaaggtTTCAGACTTATGCCTCATCAAGTAGATATAGCCGTATCTACTTAAGTCGTCAGTAAAAGTAATAAAGTATTGgaatcctcctctagcagtcgagctcattggtccacacacaTCAGTACGTATGAGTTCCAGCAAATCTgatgctctctctggaaaacctATGAACGGCGTCTTAGTCATCTTGCCCATCAAATAAGTTTTGCATGTCTCGTATGATTCGAAATCAAACGAAGTTAGAAGTCCATCTGAATAgagcttcttcatgcgtttcACGCTTAGATTACCCAGACGACAGTGCCACATataggtaggattcaaatcaaTAAGTCGTGGCCTCTTAGCACTGATATTACAGACAGGAAAATTATCAAGATTTAAAAGAAAGAGCCCATTCACAATGGATGTCAAAgtcacaaacatattattcttgGAGATGACACAACCAGTTTTCTgactcgcaaaagaataaccatccttcattaaacatgaaggagacacaatgtttcgactcaaacttggaacaaaataacaattactaaGCTCCAAAACAAATCCTGATGGTAGGTGTAGTTGCATCATTCCGACGGTCAAAGCAGCAACTCTTGTATTATTGCcgacgcggaagtcaacttctcctctttcaatGCTTATACTCTATGtcattccctgcatcgaattgcatatatgagcaaccgattcggtatcaaatacccaataATTAATataagagtcagcgagaaatatttctgtaatatgaacaGCAAGTGTACCTAAAGTAGGAGAACAATTCTTCAATGATGCTAAGTACAGCTTGCAGTTCCTGTTCTAGTGCCCTAGCTCATGACAATGAAAGCATTTCTTGTCTGTAGCTGGTCCAGGTTTAGCCTTGGGTGGAGGGTTTGGCTTGGGGTTCACAgccttagccttgcccttcttcttcttccatgaAGAACATTTCTTCTTGAAGTGAGGCTTATTCTAGACGgccatcacatggccgccgccccatgCTCTTTTTGATGTCACTTTCTGCCATCTTGAGCATGCCACACAGCTCATTCAAGCCCTTCTCAGCCCCATGCATGTGGTAGTTCGAGAGTCGAGACGAAGTTCCCATAGCTCGGCGGTAAAGAGGCAGGAATGAAATCActggccaactcttggccaagtgggaagcccagcttctccaacctctatgtgtaaccaaccatcttgatcACATGCGGCCCTACTGCTGCACCTTCTGCAAGCTTGGTTTCAgcaaaggccttggacacattgaacctttcagtcctAGTCTGAGTCTGGAACATGCCCTGAAGCGCAACGATCATATCGTGCGCCGCATGGTTTGTTTCAAACTGCATTTGCAGCTCGGGTTCCATGCAAGCAAGCAATAGGCAGCTTACTTCACGGTCGTGATTAACCGCTCTCCTGTAAGCAGTCCTCTCAGCAGCAATGGCGTTAGCAGCAGGCTCTTCTGGCAGGGGGGTgtctagaacatcttccttaTTATCagccctgagaacaattctcaggttgcggatccaatccgcataGTTTGTCACATTCAACTTACTACTCTCAAGTACGGAACGTAAAGCAATTGGTTGGTTACGTGCcattgatctacaacaaaataatgcaaaatactaagacaaatgtattcatgatggagtaaaagaaacaaaatttactcccactaaaatcaatatccctctttTGATTCATAGTGATTCAATACCCACAACTAACATGTCTACTAGTGAGCTTTTCCATCACCGCTAGAAGACGAggtagatcggtaagcaactcttgctaatcatatctcatatgactcttgttgttgggtgacatctccatgtTTCGCTaccaacctttatgccccaaggtccttaaccgttaagatgacTTTGTCAAGCTTACCAACCTTTATGCATGTATGTATCCGATACagcctgtctagtcaaggaaaactAGTGGCTCTCTAATTTCATAGATTCACCACCAATCATACAAGACATCATATGTAAAATTTTGTGTGGatgaattttcatataaaattcgcctcaatccgagttcgtatgcaaaagttatgactgttttactaAATAACATGTTTTTGCCTTACTTTTCCAACTCGGTAAGCAGATCTAATCTGCCTCATGCATCAAATGCATCTGGCGAATCATCCTAGGTTTCGATTCGATTAATCTCATTGATCTCCTCCTGCTGTGACTGGATTTATGTGTGTCACTTAACTCAGATGGCGGATACCCGACCGGTATGAGTAATTCGTCACACGACCATCGCAGCGAGGACACAAAACAGGATTAGGGTTTCATCTACACCatgcatatctccatatgcacataACCGAATCTATAATGATGTAGTACATGCTTTGATACCACTGTAGGGATATGGGGAAGcaaaacaaattttttttatcacatAAACCAATGAACACtgctgttatagatcatggaATTACCACTAGATGCGCGATTGCGGAAATTTTGTAGCACGTCGGTGTAGTGctgatggaagccggcagtgcagttgcgtgaaccacctcacgaacggctTGTCCTTGTGTAGCAAGTGCAACACCTCCAAGAAGTCCACACatacgggaagaagcttcgcactccggattgctagatccgcgagaacgaACTAGGGCTAGTTGCACGAGGAGGGAGCTTGGGCGCCAActgcagggaggagggggcggctagggtttcaaGGTTTGGGGTGCCTCTCCGCCTCTCCCTTCTGCTTATGTAGCCTTGGAGGCACCCCCCTTTGGTGGGctcccatgggccccaccttgggtgtCCCTTAATGGGCCAACTGAATCCCATTAGTGCATCTAaacccagtctaatttggatctcatccgcattaggcttctggcccttaagtgtgtgaccctatgggctcacgcgcgaatagacatggcccgagtactcctaatcgccaatagttgatagcagtctctagcaagacgtgtcaactcctatacacGCGCAAATCATATCCgacgagccgtcacaatcttatacataTTGTTCCCTTTGTCTCATGATTTTTGGTCTAGCTttaagccgaccactctttctcgatcctgtgattcagaatccttggttaactcttaaccttagcatggccatgcatttcctgatctaaatcactcgaggggcccagagatatctctctctagCAGAGAGAGGCAAATCCCATCtcgaccgactatgtctcacagcatgcttcttgatagACCCGAAAGctacctttatgactacccagttacggtgtaGTGTTTGAtagctcctaagtaagtcggatcacatcttgagtacatacgacgatctcaggtcttaggacacagcgtatatattgtgtaatgagaaatcatcatctcatgttgggtcagttcagtctcatgtctcatatgagcccacattattagtttggcATCCCCATATcaatgacttgtgaaacgtagtcaatcaactaatacatgtgctagtctaatattcatgtgtgtcctcacatgaactctgaCTTTAGGAACATTTTCAAATATCCATataagtaaagagtttcacaaatacttgacataagcattaatcaatacaagttgtcatctatgaatattcaagaaacactttattaatcatgaatacaagaaaatatgattgcctctaggacatatttccaacagtACCACCTAAGGGAGTATGGTGTCATGAGGCCTCAAAATGCAAGGGAACTGTTCAATCTGAGGCATTCCTCACTGAGGGTTACAGTTAAGAGAGACTTTGTTGCACTGAAGAATAGATTCAGGATTCTCTACAACTAGCCCTTCCATCCATACAGGACTCTCAAGTCAAGTTGGTCCTTGCCTGTTGTATCCTACACAACTGGATACTAAGGCATGGCCATGATGAACACATCCCACCAGAAGAAGACTGGCCTGCAAATCCTTCTGATGAGGCTGCTCCCAATGATATAGTTATGGATAATGGTGCTTGGGCTGCCAAAAGGGATACTTGGCTGAGCAGATGTGGCAGAATAGGGCTGGGGCTAGGAACTAGATACCCTGTAATGGACGTGACATTTATGTCTGAACCTATGGTAAAGTAAGGATGTTTGCTGTCTATTTGTGAACTTAATTCTGTAAATTTGCTGGTAGTGTTGTACTGTTTGGATCTTATTTTAGTGATGTCAAGTATGGATCTTAATTCAGTTATGTAATGTATGGATGTTTATTCAGTTATGTAATGTATGGATCTACTTCCAGTGTGATGACCTGATATACTGTCTTGTTATTTCTCACTTGATTGCTGCTAGTGTTTGTGGCATTTGATTGATGCTAGTGTATGTGGCATTTGATTGTTGCTAGTGTATGTGTTATTTGATAGCTTTTCTATATGCATTGATTTGAATTGGAGAAAGTAGGACATGGCTGCTCTAGGTGCTGAGCAAGTGGCTATCGATGCTGAAGAGGTGGTTGGAGGTCAGCAAGGCAATGCTGCTCCCCACGGTAGGCTGATCTGGACTTGTGCCATGTCTTGTTTTGTGTTGCGTCATTTCACTGATTTGGTTGGTGAGGGAGTGAAGACAGACAAGGGTTTCAAGGATGTGTACTTGAACAAGGTGGCAAGGGATCTATCTGAGTTTACTGGACAAGAGGTGACAGGTTCCCAGGTGTACAATCATCTGAGGAAATGGCATGCAAGGTGGGTTAAAATCTGCAGGCTCAAGGAGATCAGTGGAAGCCTGTGGGATAAGGAGTTGAACATGATCACTTTGGCCCCTGAACACTATGCTGGACATGTCAAGGTAACTATTTGTGATATGAAATTCTGTATGACAGCATatttgattaattactgtcatacTAAAGGTTGCCTTTACCTTATTTTCAAGACCATTCCAAGGACGCTGAGTTCCTGAACTGTCACCTTGTGAACTATCCTCAGATGCAGGCTATTTTTGCTAGTGGGGTGGCAACAGGAAAGTATGCAATGGGATCAAATGAACCACTGGGAGAGCTTGCAGAGCCAGAAACAATTGATGTTGATGCTGAAGCTCCACCAACTGCAACTGAGGCCAATGTTGAACCAGTTGAGCCAAGACCAGGACAGGCACTTGGcaagaggaagaagatatcAGAGGAGGAAGGGTGCTACTTGACAGGATTGACTGAAGCAGTTTGGGGCTTTGCAAATGCTGTCAAAGAATCAACACACTCTGAAGGTGCACCTGGAATAGTGAAGGCTGTGATGGACTGCACAAACTACCCCAAACCTGCACTGATGTTCTGCCTTGATCACCTGATGGAACATAAGAGGTCTGCAATGGGTTTCCTGGACATGGATGCCGAGCAGAAAGACTTATGTCTTGCATCATTTCTGGCCAAGAACAACTACTTCATGTGACGAGGTTGGCCAGGATTCTCTTTTTTTGCAGCACTGTGCACTGACCACCTAACTATTTGGGCTAAAAGCCTATGTCTGTAACTTAATCTGGAGTTCTACCTCCAAGACGTGACATTAGGTTACACATACAAGCAGTCCTGCTTTTTTTTGTAAATGAGATGAGTAAATTTAGGAGGTGGCAAGTAGCATACAAAACTCTTGTTGTGCTAATCTGATGCCATGATTAGGATTGTGACTGTGACATGAATGCATTCTGTTGTGCTAATGTGTCTTATTTGCAATCTGGCTATCTGAATTATGAAAGATATGCTTCTGTTGTAGAGATGAAATGGTATGTGGTCTACAATGGAAGAGTTCCAGGCGTGTACGATGACTGGAGTTTGTGCAACCAACAGGTTGTAGGTTTCAGCAAGTCATCATACAAGAGCTTCAAAACTAAACACGAAGCTGCTGAAGGATGTTACTCAGGATATTGCTGCAAAGAAGTCACCAATCAGTGTTAGAAACTGGGTAATTGTAGTTCTGGTGGCCATGGTTCTGGGTTGTATGTGCAAGGTTTATTTGATGTAAACCTATGTATTCGTGATTAGCAGATGTACTTTGAACAACTCCTATTGAAGTCATCATGTAAGCATAATTAATTCAGAACATCTATGATGAACCATGATATTTGATGCTTCTAAGGGATCCTTTAACAATGGCATTTGTCAGCACCCAGATGTATCACAAAGACGGATCAATCATGGCATGCTTCCAGGAACTGCCGTTTGCGCAGCATATCAAGGTTCACAACACCATAATTCACAAATATGATTAGAAGTTTGATCATTAGTTTCATCACAGCACCATAAGAAACACTACTAGGTTTCAAGAATCTAGAGGACCACCTAGCAAACACAGGCATTACAGCTTCACTGTCTTACAAAATAAGATCACAAGTTTGATCAGAGCCAATAAAATATGGCATGGCAGGCTTAAGATGCAACTAGACTGCACTAGTCCTACCAACAGCAGCTACAAAAGATCATCACCATCAGAGTAAACTCAGAGCatcacttgttcttcagtacgACTGAAAGCATCATTGCCACTAGGAGGCCAAGTAGGCATAGGATCACTCCAACCAGGACCTTCTTGTCCAACTCTTGACTGTTAATCCTTGAGGCCAATGTTGAACAAGACGCCCGTGCAAACCTCGTTCTCATGGACAATTCCCTCCTTATCCTTGCTTTCTCCTGCACCAGAGCTGCCTTCTCGATGGCCcaatcctcctcctcttctagCAGTGCTTCCTTGTCCTCCATAACCTCATTTCTCAACTGAATGGCACCCAGTAGATCAGTTTGGGCATCATCAGCTTTCTTCTTGAACTGGGCAACAACATCCCACAGAGTCGCAGCAACTTCTTGGGACTTTGGCGGCCACTCATCATCAACCCACTTGACAAAACGGCACATCCTAGACTTGTTCTGCAAGTGCACCATAAAACGAAAATGTCACATTGAACATGTTATAAGACAAATGGTAGAACAGTTAAGACACTTTCACGGCAATAACCTTAAGGGGGCAACCAAGGTAGCGTCGGCCAGTGTTGGCGCCATCCCAGCAAAGCAAGCATCTTGAGGGTCTTCCATGGCGGCATCTAAGGCTACTTTTGCAGTCAAGTCCCCTCCAATCTGACAACTCAATCCCCTCTGGAACCTCACTTGCAGACATCGACTAGAAAACCACAATCATTCAGACTACATAAACGTTCTACTCATTCTATCAACAAGGTAAAGAAATCTAGGAGGGGAAGGAACATACTGGAGATGAAGGAGGTGACTCCTTAGTACCCGACTTGGACCCATCTCCTGAATCACCAGAGCCATCTCCTGACTTTGCGCCACTTGTAGCTCCTCTTGCCTTCTACGCACTCGATTCGGCGTGCCACTCGTAGCATTTCGGACACCTCCGACCAAAGTCGCAAGCGGTAGGGCAAGACCCGCCAGATTTGAGCGCGAGGAGCTCAGCTAATCGGATTTGGAGGGGCTTTGACTGTGCGATGAACCTCCATGGACAGGGTGGCTTGCACTGGGGCGGGATAGGACGGGCATGGCGGCATCGACCAGCGGAGGAGCACGAGGGCGGCGAAGGCGAGGAGAGCTCGAGGTAGAAGAGGGGATGGTGAACGAGAGGGAGTGACTTCTGTCGGCCTCAGCTGAAGACTACTAGCGATGAAAGGGTATCGTTACCCATTGCCATGGTCCGGTGGGCCGAACGACCCAATCCAGCCTACCAAACACGAGCTCGCTGCATTTCACAATGCAGCCCAACAGCTAGTGCAGCCATCCAATCACCAACTGCAACTGATAGAATTGGGCTGAGCAGCCATCCAAACACGGGCCCAAATGTAGCAGGGTGAAGcggtggtcggcggcgagcgGTGCCTTGGGTTTATCGTCGCGGCGACTGCAGAAGCTCCTGGAAACAATGGAGTCTTGCAAAGAAGCCCTCCGTGTACTTTTTTGCTTTTCTGTTTGGTTTCCACGGTGTAGGCGAAAATTTGGGGGGGGGGTACTGTTATCCAAAATTAATGTAATCCCCATCCTTTCGCGAAAAAAAAACTGTTGGGAGAGCAGGCCTCCAAATCTCCTTCGTCTCGGACTTTGCACATTAAGTAAGAGGCAAATCAGATTTTTAGAAAGCGCAGTTCAACTACATGATTGTTCACTTCTTTTTTTGAAGTTAATGATTGTTCACTTCTATTCATCTACTTTGTCTACATCCACGAGGCTTTGTACTAGTCACCTCCCTCGAGAAAGTTGCCCATCTGCACTATATTGCACTGTTTGAAAGTTGAGTGCTAAATGTTAGCACCGGTTAAAACTAATACAGTTGCTAAAATTTTTAGTATTATCTAAATTGTAGCCCACCTTATAGTAGCACTTCTATTTGAATACACTAGTGTTAaagtttaatatttttttcacctattagcacttggatccaaTCGGAACATCAGTGCAACTGCATCAACCACCATGATAACGGATGCCGTACATAGTAGCGCGCGCGTCCACCGGACCAGCAATGGCCCTTCTCAAGAGTATAATTCTACACCTTTTCTTCTAATTATTGGAATATGTGCAAATGCGACAGATCATGCACATTTGTTCTGAATACCGTACCATATAATGTCTAGTTTGTATGTAGTATATTCACCGTGCTCAACTTGGCATAGTTCACAGTTCTTCCATGATTCATTTATTGTTTTTCCGGATCACAATGTTACAAAATTGCTAGTATACccaacaatgccaacaatcaGACCCTGCTGCTTCCATGGCATCAGCGGTATTCAATTAGTTGAAGAAAAGAAGCCAAACGAGGTCAAGTTCATGTTTTGCTCAATTTCAGAATTTAGATGCCCTTCTCAGGAAAAAAAGAATTTAGATGTCAATATGCTACAATGAAGTCACGTTATATAGACACTAtgaaaatgatttttagggTTGAGTAAAAAAGTATCTTTAGAGGCAGGTGCGGCACCCGCGCGTCCCTCGTTCTCACAGCTAAAAATTGATTTGTTGGATGAGTAACGCACCCATTCCAATTTGCTACGAATTTATTTATAGGAATGAGTGAGGTCTTGATCCGCCATACAAATcattttttcagaaataaaaaaattaagaaaacaCGAAATAAACAAAATCAACCAGAAAAAATATCCCAGCTAACCAGCGACCACCAGGAGCCCCTCTACTACTAAGATAcaatttttttgatgaaatatGTACACTTACAT
This window contains:
- the LOC120692347 gene encoding uncharacterized protein LOC120692347, with the protein product MSASEVPEGIELSDWRGLDCKSSLRCRHGRPSRCLLCWDGANTGRRYLGCPLKNKSRMCRFVKWVDDEWPPKSQEVAATLWDVVAQFKKKADDAQTDLLGAIQLRNEVMEDKEALLEEEEDWAIEKAALVQEKARIRRELSMRTRFARASCSTLASRINSQELDKKVLVGVILCLLGLLVAMMLSVVLKNK